In Solanum lycopersicum chromosome 5, SLM_r2.1, the following are encoded in one genomic region:
- the LOC101249085 gene encoding DNA repair protein RAD16-like, whose translation MKLRSRPSSSSAKGKQRRQYQDSSDEDYLLSMSSDSDYIGSSDEDVADEVVNLTEEVVYSNRRKRNRGKKKIETKEDHGEEEENVDWVMNEVGGGGEVDAGYLQLIGRIEDRKKIRVKNQKKRPTLLWEIWEEENDSWMAENYPNDPHFNSQDELVTETAQPPSDLIMPLLRYQKEWLTWALKQEESTARGGILADEMGMGKTVQAIALVLAKREIGQAISGSSLLSPAPCTSQQLPVMKGSLVICPVVAVIQWVSEIDRFTTKGSNKILVYHGTNRVKNIDKFAEYDFVITTYSTVEAEYRKNVMPPKEKCQWCGKSFYEQKLSVHQKYFCGPDAVKTAKQSKQQSKPGGKPSKLKKDHIEGDSKINTGKRGSGKGIKRKSETDAGCVDDLAFAGQDMSTRKSILHSVKWNRIILDEAHYVKDRRSNTTRAILALESSYKWALSGTPLQNRVGELYSLVRFLQIVPYSYYFCKDCDCRVLDYSSSECPHCPHKSIRHFCWWNRYIASPIQNQGNRGTGRDAMVLLKHKILKSILLRRTKKGRAADLALPPRIVTLRKDSLDVKEEDYYTSLYNESQAQFNTYIQAGTLMNNYAHIFDLLTRLRQAVDHPYLVVYSSTALARRGSTNDAGSVEQLCGLCHDPVEDPVVTSCTHIFCKSCLIDFSASVGQVSCPSCSKPLTVDFTANDKGDQKSKATIKGFRSSSILNRIHLDNFQTSTKIEALREEIRFMIEIDGSAKAIVFSQFTSFLDLIHYSLQKSGVSCVQLDGSMSMTARDSAITRFTEDPDCRIFLMSLKAGGVALNLTVASQVFLMDPWWNPAVERQAQDRIHRIGQYKPIRIVRFVIENTIEERILKLQEKKELVFEGTVGGSSEALGKLTEADLKFLFVT comes from the exons ATGAAGCTCCGTTCTCGTCCTTCTTCGTCTTCGGCCAAAG GAAAACAGCGCCGCCAATATCAGGACAGCTCTGATGAGGATTACCTTCTTTCTATGTCCTCGGATTCTGATTACATTGGAAGCAGTGATGAAG ATGTAGCTGATGAAGTGGTTAATTTAACTGAGGAAGTGGTATATTCcaatagaagaaaaagaaatcgGGGCAAAAAGAAGATTGAAACAAAAGAAGATCatggagaagaagaggaaaatgtAGATTGGGTAATGAATGAAGTAGGAGGGGGTGGTGAAGTAGATGCTGGCTACCTTCAATTGATAGGGAGGATAGAGGATAGGAAGAAGATTCGTGTAAAGAATCAAAAGAAGAGACCCACTTTGCTGTGGGAGATCTGGGAAGAAGAAAACGATAGTTGGATGGCTGAAAACTATCCAAATGATCCTCACTTCAATAGTCAGGATGAGTTGGTAACTGAAACTGCTCAGCCACCATCTGATTTGATCATGCCCTTGCTGAGGTACCAGAAAGAGTGGTTGACTTGGGCGTTGAAGCAAGAAGAATCTACTGCTAGAGGCGGTATTCTTGCTGATGAAATGGGGATGGGGAAAACTGTTCAAGCCATAGCTCTTGTGCTTGCTAAACGCGAAATAGGGCAAGCAATTTCTGGTTCCAGTTTGCTCTCACCTGCCCCTTGTACTTCCCAGCAGCTCCCTGTAATGAAAGGAAGCCTAGTCATATGTCCCGTTGTTGCTGTGATTCAGTGGGTCAGTGAGATTGACCGTTTCACCACTAAAGGAAGCaacaaaattttagtttatcaTGGCACTAACAGGGTGAAGAATATTGACAAATTTGCAGAATATGATTTTGTCATCACTACATATTCCACAGTGGAGGCTGAGTACCGGAAAAATGTGATGCCACCAAAAGAAAAATGTCAGTGGTGTGGAAAGTCTTTTTATGAACAAAAGCTTTCTGTTCACCAGAAGTACTTTTGTGGACCAGATGCTGTTAAAACGGCTAAACAATCAAAGCAGCAGAGCAAGCCTGGAGGAAAACCGTCAAAGCTGAAAAAGGATCATATTGAAGGTGATTCAAAGATTAATACGGGTAAAAGAGGCAGTGGCAAGGGAATAAAGCGCAAAAGCGAGACTGATGCTGGTTGTGTTGATGATTTAGCCTTTGCTGGTCAAGATATGTCCACGAGGAAGTCAATTTTGCACTCTGTGAAATGGAATCGTATCATTTTGGATGAG GCCCATTATGTAAAAGATAGACGCTCCAACACTACAAGAGCTATTCTTGCGCTAGAATCTTCTTATAAGTGGGCCTTAAGTGGTACTCCCCTCCAGAACCGTGTAGGAGAGCTATACTCACTT GTGCGTTTCCTGCAAATCGTTCCTTACTCGTACTACTTCTGCAAAGATTGTGATTGCAGAGTTTTGGACTATAG ctcATCCGAGTGCCCACATTGCCCCCACAAATCTATTCGGCACTTCTGCTGGTGGAACAGA TATATTGCCTCACCCATACAGAATCAAGGGAATCGTGGGACTGGTAGAGATGCAATGGTTTTGTTGAaacacaaaattttgaaaagcaTATTGCTGAGACGTACTAAAAAGGGAAGGGCTGCTGATCTTGCACTTCCTCCAAGGATT GTTACTTTGCGGAAAGATTCTTTGGATGTTAAAGAAGAAGACTACTACACATCACTGTACAATGAAAGCCAGGCACAATTTAATAC ATACATTCAAGCTGGTACTTTGATGAATAACTATGCTCACATTTTTGATCTGCTCACACGCCTGCGACAG GCAGTTGATCATCCTTACCTTGTGGTATACTCAAGTACTGCTTTGGCTAGAAGAGGAAGCACAAATGATGCCGGCTCTGTTGAACAACTATGTGGTTTATGTCATGATCCAGTAGAAGATCCCGTT GTTACCTCTTGCACACATATCTTTTGCAAGTCATGTCTAATAGATTTTTCTGCAAGTGTGGGACAAGTTTCATGCCCTTCATGTTCTAAACCACTTACAGTGGATTTCACGGCAAATGATAAGGGGGATCAGAAATCTAAAGCTACTATCAAAGGGTTTAGGTCCTCAAGTATACTGAACAGAATTCATCTTGATAATTTCCAGACAAGCACAAAAATAGAGGCTTTG AGAGAAGAAATAAGGTTCATGATTGAAATAGATGGTTCTGCGAAAGCAATAGTCTTCAGTCAATTCACATCATTTTTGGATCTGATACACTATTCTCTACAGAAG TCGGGCGTCAGTTGTGTTCAATTAGATGGATCCATGTCTATGACTGCCAGAGATTCTGCAATTACAAGATTCACCGAGGATCCAGATTGCAGGATATTCCTTATGAGCTTGAAAGCTGGAGGTGTTGCCCTCAATCTTACAGTGGCATCACAA GTTTTCTTGATGGATCCTTGGTGGAATCCTGCTGTGGAGCGGCAAGCCCAAGATAGAATCCATCGAATAGGGCAGTATAAACCAATCAG GATTGTGAGATTTGTGATTGAGAATACAATCGAAGAGAGGATCTTAAAGTTGCAAGAGAAAAAGGAGCTAGTATTTGAAGG GACGGTTGGTGGCTCTTCTGAGGCCTTGGGGAAACTAACAGAGGCAGATTTGAAGTTCTTGTTTGTAACCTAA